A single genomic interval of Arthrobacter methylotrophus harbors:
- a CDS encoding CsbD family protein, with protein sequence MGLGDKIHNAAEKLHGKGKEAVGDATDNDRLKAEGKGHQVKADLKQAGEKVKDAFKKH encoded by the coding sequence ATGGGTTTGGGTGACAAGATCCACAACGCTGCCGAGAAGCTCCACGGCAAGGGCAAAGAAGCAGTCGGAGATGCCACCGACAACGACCGGCTGAAGGCCGAAGGCAAAGGGCATCAAGTCAAAGCGGACCTGAAACAGGCCGGCGAGAAGGTGAAGGACGCCTTCAAGAAGCACTGA
- a CDS encoding translesion error-prone DNA polymerase V autoproteolytic subunit → MGEVAEIGALEADLTGFTGVAVAPVSVAAGFPSPAQDYFTGRVDLNKHLIKDITCTFLVRVAGHSMEGAGISDGDEVLVDRSLTPVDGDIVVAVIDGDMTIKRLRLDHGRVRLAAENAGYPDIVISELSELSVWGVVTLCLHHVYRRQ, encoded by the coding sequence ATGGGCGAAGTAGCGGAGATCGGCGCGCTCGAAGCCGATCTCACCGGTTTCACAGGTGTCGCGGTTGCCCCGGTGTCCGTTGCAGCCGGCTTCCCGTCGCCAGCCCAGGACTATTTCACCGGTCGCGTCGACCTCAACAAGCACCTGATCAAGGACATTACATGCACCTTCCTGGTCCGGGTTGCCGGGCATTCGATGGAAGGCGCCGGCATCTCGGATGGCGACGAGGTTCTCGTTGACCGTTCCCTCACGCCCGTGGACGGCGACATCGTTGTGGCCGTCATCGATGGTGACATGACTATCAAACGACTTCGACTCGATCACGGCAGGGTCCGGCTCGCTGCCGAAAATGCAGGATACCCCGACATCGTCATCTCGGAGCTGAGCGAACTCTCGGTCTGGGGTGTCGTTACGCTTTGCCTGCACCACGTTTACCGCCGGCAGTGA
- a CDS encoding Y-family DNA polymerase — protein sequence MQGHPGGKVDRVALVDVNSFYVSCERVFDPSLEGKPVVVLSNNDGCVVARSNEAKALGIDNGDPWFKLAADAKRTGLIHRSSNYELYGDLSSRVMELLGRFSYLIEVYSIDEAFVSLRGTPEDLLKVGREIKAAVAKNIGLPVCVGIAPTKTLAKFVNRVAKQNPALEGVCSWDTLPPDHAETIMSRVPVTGIWGIAGRLGKKLNAMGIFTIADLKAADPVAMRKKFSVLMQRTIMELNGIPCIPLETEIATKQQLIFSRSFSTPVTTASRMHEVMAIYAQQAAIRLAKDHQQAKIMSCFAGTSYFNEKFSSFPSATVNLAAPTADPVLLTKAAVGALEHSIVDGIPYARAGVMLTDLSPAGAAPQLPVFATAHEEKHIGALLGDVMDRFGVSSIGLGRAGMAEAPDWGMKRKAMSPRYTTEWDELPLVKAS from the coding sequence ATGCAAGGGCATCCAGGAGGCAAAGTCGACCGGGTCGCCCTGGTGGACGTGAACAGTTTCTATGTCAGCTGTGAACGGGTTTTTGATCCCAGTCTGGAAGGCAAGCCGGTTGTCGTCCTATCAAACAACGACGGCTGCGTGGTCGCCCGCTCCAACGAGGCGAAAGCCCTCGGCATCGATAACGGCGACCCCTGGTTCAAGCTCGCAGCGGACGCCAAACGCACCGGCCTGATCCACCGAAGTTCAAACTATGAGCTCTACGGAGACCTGTCTTCCAGGGTCATGGAGCTGCTTGGCCGCTTCTCGTACCTCATCGAGGTTTACAGCATTGATGAAGCCTTCGTCTCGCTCCGCGGCACCCCGGAGGACCTGTTGAAGGTCGGGCGGGAGATCAAAGCAGCGGTGGCAAAGAACATCGGCTTGCCGGTCTGTGTGGGGATAGCGCCGACCAAGACCCTGGCCAAATTCGTGAACCGGGTGGCCAAACAGAACCCAGCCCTCGAAGGGGTCTGCAGCTGGGACACCCTCCCGCCGGACCATGCCGAGACCATTATGTCCCGTGTCCCGGTGACAGGGATCTGGGGAATCGCCGGGCGCCTGGGCAAGAAGCTGAACGCGATGGGCATCTTCACGATCGCTGACCTGAAAGCCGCCGATCCGGTGGCAATGCGGAAGAAATTCAGTGTCCTGATGCAGCGAACCATCATGGAGCTCAACGGCATCCCGTGCATCCCTTTGGAGACAGAGATCGCAACCAAGCAGCAGTTGATTTTCTCGAGGTCGTTCTCCACCCCGGTGACAACGGCATCCCGTATGCACGAAGTCATGGCCATCTACGCACAACAGGCCGCGATCCGGCTCGCCAAAGACCACCAACAAGCGAAGATCATGTCCTGCTTCGCCGGCACGTCCTACTTCAACGAGAAGTTCTCATCCTTCCCGTCCGCGACCGTGAACCTGGCAGCACCGACGGCGGACCCGGTTCTCCTGACGAAAGCCGCCGTGGGCGCTCTCGAGCACTCGATTGTTGACGGCATCCCCTATGCCAGGGCCGGGGTGATGCTGACCGATCTGTCGCCGGCCGGCGCCGCGCCCCAGCTGCCGGTTTTTGCTACAGCCCACGAAGAGAAACACATCGGGGCCCTGCTCGGCGACGTCATGGACCGCTTCGGGGTCTCATCCATCGGCCTCGGACGGGCCGGAATGGCCGAAGCCCCCGACTGGGGCATGAAGCGCAAAGCCATGTCGCCGCGGTACACCACCGAATGGGATGAACTGCCGTTGGTCAAAGCCTCCTGA
- the orn gene encoding oligoribonuclease, with the protein MTITPNSDNILWIDYEATGLMSDPFTVPLEGAAIITDGQLNELAVLEGITVHATEDELSYMGDYVRNMHTETGLLDKVRASTTTRAQFDAALAGFAAPYFPIKGEELADGTTYRGMVIGGNSVKYDFDVTEKFFPQTRKNMDYRVIDISGLGELFRRWAYDYWRAMPPKLSDHTALTDIRAGVNELRYYRAGMHLLAPQ; encoded by the coding sequence ATGACGATCACTCCGAACTCCGACAACATTCTGTGGATCGACTACGAGGCCACCGGCCTGATGAGCGATCCGTTTACTGTTCCGCTGGAAGGCGCCGCCATCATCACCGACGGCCAGCTGAACGAACTCGCCGTCCTCGAAGGCATCACCGTCCACGCCACCGAGGACGAGCTCTCCTACATGGGGGACTACGTGCGCAACATGCACACCGAGACCGGGCTGCTGGACAAGGTCCGGGCCTCCACAACCACACGGGCCCAGTTCGATGCCGCCCTGGCAGGCTTCGCAGCCCCATACTTCCCCATCAAGGGTGAAGAACTCGCTGACGGCACCACATACCGGGGCATGGTGATCGGCGGGAACTCCGTGAAGTACGACTTCGATGTGACAGAGAAGTTTTTCCCGCAGACACGCAAGAACATGGACTACCGCGTCATCGACATCTCCGGCCTGGGCGAACTCTTCCGCCGCTGGGCGTACGACTACTGGAGGGCCATGCCGCCCAAGCTCAGCGACCACACCGCGCTGACCGACATCCGCGCCGGCGTCAACGAACTGCGCTACTACCGGGCCGGAATGCACCTTCTCGCACCTCAGTAA